From one Anopheles cruzii chromosome 3, idAnoCruzAS_RS32_06, whole genome shotgun sequence genomic stretch:
- the LOC128274297 gene encoding uncharacterized protein LOC128274297 encodes MFEQSKQRKIFRHVLKGLQFYHMVDGSGCTLDELVSYVYLKNNRIIKPFHVRKMVKEVLEAFKVSHLVQNDCWGNYELHHILLEGPFDCDEQHVVQPTNSYRDQGQGSSNETLSEVPHYVNVLQRKGTDFQLPKHKELSKEAVDNESGAINTISDAGSPSH; translated from the exons ATGTTCGAACAATCGAAACAGCGTAAAATTTTTCGCCACGTTCTTAAAGGACTTCAGTTTTACCATATGGTGGATGGAAGTG GATGTACGCTCGATGAGTTGGTGTCATACGTGTACTTGAAAAATAATCGAATCATAAAACCGTTTCACGTCAGGAAAATGGTCAAAGAAGTGCTGGAAGCTTTTAAAGTATCGCATCTTGTGCAAAATGATTGTTGGGGAAATTATGAACTCCACCATATACTACTTGAAGGACCATTTGATTGTGACGAACAACATGTTGTGCAACCCACGAATTCCTACCGCGACCAAGGACAAGGAAGTTCGAACGAAACGTTGTCCGAGGTGCCACACTACGTTAAtgttttgcaacggaaaggtACTGATTTTCAGCTACCAAAACACAAGGAACTGAGCAAAGAAGCTGTTGATAACGAATCTGGAGCGATAAATACTATTTCCGACGCTGGATCCCCAAGTCACTAG